ACTCGGGCAACCTGCGCGGCTCCGGTTACGGGCCGGAGATCGATGGGCACGACTTCATCATGAGGTGAGGGCAGGGGACCACCGCTGGGGGCACTGCCCGCCTGCCCAGCCCcacaggcagcacagaggcatgGGGTGATGCTGGGCACCATGGCAGTCCCTCTCTGGGTCTGCTGCGGGTCAGGAGATGCTGCAGGGGTTGTCTCTGTGCCATATGCCACAGCCTGGCTCCAGTTTCTCGGTCAAGGAGCCCATCATGGGTCCCAGCAGGTGCTGGGATGGGTGGGAGTgggtcctgccctgctgccaccctGGGCTGGCCTGGGGGGGACCCTCagctcctcccagcaccctgagcaCCAGCACTCAGCTCCTCAGCAGTGTTCAGCAGCTGGCAGGGGACACCCATGGTACCTGCAAGGGACAGGGTGGCTGGGAGGGGCGTGCCACCTTCCCCACTCTCTCCCCAGGATGAACCAGGCTCCCACAGTGGGTTTTGAGGGCGACGTGGGTGGTCGGACCACACACCACTTCATGTACCCAGAGAGTGCCAAGAACCTGCCCGCCAACGTCAGCTTCGTGTTGGTGCCCTTCAAAACCCTGGACCTGCTCTGGATCGCCAGTGCCCTCTCCACTGGCCAGATCAGGTTGTAAGTACCCGGTGGGCACCGGCAGCACCAGGCTGGCTGCTCGCctactgcaggggcagcccccctGCAGCAGTGGGGGGTCATTAGTTCCTCCCTCCCAGAGCATCCCCTGTCGCCAGTCCCTTGGCAGctcaggctggggctggggggtgtgggacCCCTGGGAGCTCACCTGCCTCTCCGCTTTTTTCCCCAGCACGTACGCACCCGTGAAACCTTTCCTGCGAGTGGACAAAGAAAAGGTAAGGGGGGGACTCATCCCAACCACCCGTTTGGCCATGGCCCCCATCACCCCATCTTCCCCTGGGGTCCCTGTGCACATCCTGGTGCTCCTTCTTGGGGTGCTGATGCCAAAGGGAGCGCGGCTGGGACTCCAGCACTAACTCCAGCCTGTGATCCCAGGTGCAGATCTACAACCCTGCCTTCTTCAAGTACATCCATGACCGCTGGACGGAGCACCACGGGCGCTACCCCTCCACCGGCATGCTGGTGCTCTTCTTTGCCCTCCATGTCTGTGACGAGGTGGGTGATGGCTCCTCGGGGTCCTCCCCTGGCTGCGGGGTCTCGGATGAGCTGCACGGGGTGGGTTTTCTGGGATCCTGAACTTCATAGGGTTAAGGAGGGAGGTGGCTTCTTTGCATCCAACGCAGCAGTTTTGCTTGCTCCAGTTGCCTAACACCATGGTGATGGGCACCTTGAATGGTGGAAAGGCTGTGCAGAGGGACGTATGCCTTCAGCATGGTGCCAGATCCCCCCGGCAGCATGGTGGGTGCCCAGCCAAGGGGGTCCTGAGCCCAGTGGGGGGGGTCGGGGCTGGCTCACCCCCATCCTCACTGCTGTAGGTGAACGTCTTTGGGTTCGGCGCCGACAGCCGAGGCAACTGGCACCACTACTGGGAGAACAACCGCTACGCCGGGGAGTTCAGGAAGACGGGGGTGCACGACGCCGACTTCGAGGCGCACATCATCGACATGCTGGCCAAAACCAGCAAGATTGAGGTTTACCGGGGGAACTGAGGGTTGcgcctcctccagctcccctgcGCCAGCTGGGTCCCGCTGCCCgcggggcacagggccagggtcTCCCCAGTGGCCTCGGGCGATGAGTGCTGGATgggcagcgcggccccgcgccACCGGCAGAGCCGCCCCCGGTGATATTTGGTGCCTCCAGCAGCCAATCAGGTTCAGAGCTAAAGgagactttttgcttttttttaattataattattattataattattaagaAATCCGGCTGAGAAAGGATTTGTAAACACAATCAGTGACTGACCGGGCGGCGGGGGTGTCCACCTCGCATCTCTTTACAGTCAAACCAAATGCTGctctttttaaaacaagacaaACCCCCCCCGCCCTGAAGCTGGGTGACTTTGGGGAGCGCCCAGTGTCCAGGCCGAGGGAGACGTGGCGGCCGAGCAGCCTCGCCAGTGGAACCcagctgcttctttcttccctttatttttttttacccaccTGGGGCAGCCGCTGCCATCGTTTCCCAGGGAAGGCTCCCAGCATACAGGCAGGTCCCAGCGTGGTCGCAAGCGCGTGGAGCCatggcagggagccggcagcctCCGTCCGACCTTCAACAACGCTCTGCTGCAGGCTGCCGGCACAGCCGGGCTGGGGGATGGAGAGGAACCCCAGCTGTGGGGCCAGGCacccctgctcctctccctgaGGACTGAGGAAAGGTAGGACAGATCACGGGGTCAACTGTGCAAAAGGCAGCTAAGAaacctgcagaagcagcagcccaGTCCCTCTGTCCAGGCTCTCTCGCTGGATACTCGAGGGATGCAGGATGCAGCGGCTGAGGGATGCAGCAGCAGGTCTGGCCCCGCTGGAGAGGAGGAGATGAAATTTCCCTTCACTTTCGGGCTGGGAAAAAGCAGATTAGAGATAGCTTTAGTGGGTGAATGAACCGTGCTTTTGCTTTTGTGTTGCTATAAACAGACAGCTCTGGTGAGAAGCTGAAATCCCAAAGTCTTTGCTCCGTTTGTGAGGGTGGGGCTTGGTTTACACCAGTCTGGTACAGCTGGTGCCCTCAGGGTCCCTGAGGCTTTTTGGGGTGAACAGGCTGCCCCACGGGATGgggagatgcagaaggaaactgCCTCCCCAGAGGTGTAATTAAAACCACTTTCTTTGGGTCAGTCaggtgggtggggtttttttatttttaggagatACTGGAAAGTTCAAGAAAAAGGCAATCGTGGAAAACGTCCCCTGGAGAGGGACCCCCACCCGCCCACACAGCTGGTGATGGTGATGGGTGCCCGGCACAGTGGTGGCACAAGCCCCATGGTGCCGAGagtggggcaggggctggagccaGGCGGTGCGGACAGGGCTCCCCCCacaggggctgcggggctggagccAGGCCGGGGGGAGCCCTGTCTGCATCACCTGGTTACAATAGTTATTTGAGGAACAATCACTGTAGGTTTTTTGGGCCTTGGAaggtttttttacctttttgtaCCTGGCTTTCTGTAGCAGCCTCTTACCTGTTTCTCtgcttcagtttggttttgtgttttcttctctttttttttgaggtttctcTCTGCAATCGTGAAACACAAGGGTTTGGGTCACCTGGAGCAGGTACTGAGCATCCCTTGGGCTGGggaaattaatcttttctgtcCACAGGGCTTTAAACCGCTGAGTTTCGTGGTGGGTGTTGGTAGAAGCAGTGCTGCCCACAACCTGCGACCACCACGGCCAGCCCTGAGCCCCGTTCCAAACCCCGAGATGTGGGGGCAGGTTGCAGCGAGCCCCAGCCTCCACCtccctgggttgttttttttttttttttaggggaagaaaaataaaaaccacaaaaccatgaGCAACAATGAGTGCCTTGACCATCTCCTGTCGGCTACGCTGGGCTGTGCCCACTCCCACACCGGCAGTAGGAGCTTGGCCGATTTATCTGGCAGTCCTGGCAGTCACACCTGCTCCTGCCTTGCGCTGGGCTCGAAATTAGCTGGGAAGcgctgctgggggaggcagggtCACATCATCCAGGCCACCATGCTGGTGGCTGGAGAGGCCAAATCCAGCATGACGAGGCTGGACCAGCTCCTGTGATGGCTGAGCAGGGCCTGGCCAGACAATCACAGGGCGAGCAGAGGCGCTGGGTACAAACCCAGGTACCAAACCCGCCGGCAGCACCGCCGACACGTGGCAAAGGGCACGCTCGCGGCTCCTTGCTGCcctgacagtattttttttttggctaactTCCTTCCTCtaccctcccccttttttttttaattattattttttatttaagctgTCCCACTAGGACTCACAACCACTTCCACTTCTCTAGCAGAGGGGCCGCTGGCCGCAGGCAGGAGGGGGATGCTGCACAATCGgtggggagggggccgcgggcgCATCGCCGACGAGCACCACTGTACTGTACATAGAGGAGATGTAGGCAGAGGCTACGGGCAGGGGGGCAAGCAGGGAGGAGGTGCCCACGCTTACCGGGGTAGTCTTCATCACGCGGTGCCTACTGAGCACCCATTGCCTCCCGCCCCGCAGGGAGAGGGAGTGCAGTGCTCTGACCTAGGGCTTGGAGCAGGCGGGTGGCTTCGCCTGTAGCCTCTGTGTACATGGGTACTCCTGCACACAACTGtcttaaaacaacttttttttttttttttaaagtcaataaaAACCATGCATCGGAActgctctttgttttccttccagtAGTCCTGCCTGCTACACCTTCACCTGAACCCAAGGCTGGGGTCGGGAGGATGCAATGGgatcctctcctctccctctccctctccctctcccctctcctcttgCCTCTCTTGTCTccatcctctcccctctctcttcctctcctcttgggctgcagctgggccagACACCAGCCACCAGCTCTAATTAACATCCATCCACTGGAGCAGGAGCCAAGCCCAGTCCCACACCAGCCCGGGTGCCCAGCAGCAGAGCCCCCCCACAAACCCCCCAGCCAGAGCCCATGGTTAGGTGATGGCACTGCTCACCCAGCACCCGTGTCCCCATCTGCCACAGCTCTCCTGACCATCCCTGGAGACTAAAAAAAGAGGTTCCGGTCCCACACAGCCCTTAACCCTGAGCCCCCGTGTGGGTGCAGGGAAGGACACAGACAAACTCTCGAAGGATGTAATTTTGAAAGCAggggctggcacaggcaggggAAATGACTCTCCCCGGGTgacccagcagggccagggcctgctccagctcccagctcctaCCACCAAAGGTTGGACCCTGCAACAGGCCTGCAGGATCCACCTCATGACCAGGGCGTCTGGATCCTGAAAGACACATAAGGCTCTTCCGTAACAAATTGCCAAATTCAGGGGTAGTTAAAATGCCTCTTTATTAATATACAAACCTAGCAACATTTAAGTCAACCAAAATATTAAACGAAATAAAGCATGATATAAATACAGCATACATAACAACATGGCCTCAGTGGAGAGCAGCAAACTCACCCCGGCTTGTGCGCTTGGGAACGACTGACCACGTCTGCCACCATGGGGTCTAGCAATCAGAGCAGCTTTGTCCCTCCTAAAACCCTCTGAATCCAAAACCAGCAGAGGTGAGACCACCGCTCCTCTCAAATACAGACCACCCAGTGCAAGGCTTTAGTTTAACATTTCTACAACCCCAGAGCTCAAAGGGATTAGAAAAGCATCATTGCCACGCTGCTAGAAATGATCTGTTGGCATCTGCTTGCCATGACCCCACGAGGGGAGAGGGAGATGGCTGTAGTGGACGGGGAACCACACCACTGAAGTTGCTCCGTACTCTGTCCCACATCAGCTACATCCATTGCACAACATTCACAAGCATAAGGCactagaaaaatgttttcacaggtTCAAACTTCAGTTGTTCTTAAAagtttcagcagcagcacacttTGTAAGTCCTCCCAGCCCTTTAAAATCTGGTCTCAAGAGATTGATAAAAACCACAAAGGGGCTTTGGAGAAGCAAACTGGTGCACCTGATAACCAGAAGCAATGGTGGAGATGGGATGTACTGGTGCAGTTCACAAGATGACAGTCTCTGCTGGGTAGACCTGCACTGGGTACCTGCCCAAGAAGCAGGGAGCCCTCCTCCCACACAGCTCAGGTCATTTGTAAAACCAGCGGTGACAAGGAGCCGTCACATGCACACAGCTAGGAACAGAGCAGAGAGTGACTAAAAGAACGCACATTGtctcaggagcagcagcaaggaaTTGATCTGGGACAAAAAGGGTCCTCCCCAACTCTTCCCAAAGATGTGGAAAACATTAATCATCACCCAGCTGCCAGGCAGGCGGTGTAGGAACAGCTGCACTCCCAGTGCACATGTGCTCCTTTCCCCCAAGCATGGCTTGGGTTGCTTCTCTGGCAGAGCATGTATGAGCAGGGACGTGTCCTGCCACAAGGCTGACCGTGAGATGCAGGAGAACCCATCAAGGACTTCAGGGGCATTAGTCTGCCTCTGGTTATGCTGGAAGAAGTGTGTCAGTGAAACCTGTTCCACtacaggaaaagcagagaaaggtgTCTGTACTGTGGAAGCAATCTCAGCGGTGCACAGTGAAAGGCACTGTACACACAGAGTGGATCACACCCCAGCTGGGACGGCTGACGGCTCCCAACTATCTGCTCTGCTTGTAGCAGGTGTCAAGCATCCATGCAGGTAGATCAGCTGTTACCAGCATTGACAAATCAATAAATACTACTGTGAACACCTTTCCCCGGTGCTGCTTTCACTATAATTGACCACTCCTCTTCATGGAGATACCTTATTCTGAACAGACACTATCTCTGAATAAAGTAAATCAGCATAGCGTGTCATACCTGCAAAGCAGCGCTTTGTTTTGTGCTGTAACTCAGAAGCAAGCCTGACATCGGGAATCCAGCAGAGCTTTGAGACAGATGGGAGACAAGAAGTCTCACAGCCATCTCAGCAGCCATTACTGGCAGCAGCAGATCCCCTCCGCTCCCACTCCTCCTGACTCCTGCCTGGTACAGCAGGGAAGTGCTCAAGCAGAGAATTTTGTCTCTGATGCAACGGGACGCTCATGGAGTACTCTA
The Athene noctua chromosome 9, bAthNoc1.hap1.1, whole genome shotgun sequence DNA segment above includes these coding regions:
- the ST3GAL2 gene encoding CMP-N-acetylneuraminate-beta-galactosamide-alpha-2,3-sialyltransferase 2, with translation MKCSLRFCFLSTAFLLVFVMSLLFTYSHHSIAYLDPGGLGGIHRVKLVPGYAGMQRLSKGGPYPRGCACRRCPAEEAGATDWFDGRYDGTVSPVWTKENMDLPPDVQRWWMMLQPQFKSHNTHEVLSKLFQIVPGEDPYRSRDPHHCRRCAVVGNSGNLRGSGYGPEIDGHDFIMRMNQAPTVGFEGDVGGRTTHHFMYPESAKNLPANVSFVLVPFKTLDLLWIASALSTGQIRFTYAPVKPFLRVDKEKVQIYNPAFFKYIHDRWTEHHGRYPSTGMLVLFFALHVCDEVNVFGFGADSRGNWHHYWENNRYAGEFRKTGVHDADFEAHIIDMLAKTSKIEVYRGN